A window of Glycine soja cultivar W05 chromosome 2, ASM419377v2, whole genome shotgun sequence genomic DNA:
CTCTCATTTAATATGAAGAGGGTCACAGTTTTTGGCTACAAAATTGTTGTATGAAACGACTATGAACTATACTGTAGGGATTGCCCCCGAAGTAATAATGCGATCTCTTTTCATAGCATTATATTCTACACTATTTTTTAGCGGAAAATTTTCAGATACATCTCATCATGGGTCCAAGGAATCGGGGGTGATATAATATGGCACGCACATGTAGTCAAGTGATTCTGGCAATAATATACTGCcgttacttcttcttcttcgtatcccattgtccagaggctcttcgctatgcgaaggtgtGGGGGAGgaatattgtacgcagccttacccttgcatatgcaaagaggctgtttccggattcgagcccatgaccaacaagtcaccaaggcacaactttaacgttgcaccagggctcgccctccaATAATATACTGtcgtaattaaataaatttcttctaaaattCCCGTGTTTTGTGCTACTTAGCCCATAAAAAGTTGTCTCTATCAGTTAATATTATTATGGAAAAAATGCCATATTTACTTATTCTgttaatattcttttattcaAGAGCTTTATCAGTAAAATATGCATATGTACCGCATACACTACTAGTGAATAGCCTATGCTAAGGGTAATATGCAAAAAAAATCAGGGTCAAAAGTCTTCGGATTAACAAGGTTAGTTAATCTCAAGAAAAACTGAAAAGAGAGGTAATTGATAATTGAATTGGGAAGGTAGAGATTACTTAAGCTTGCAGGCCATATTCAGTTTTATTCTCATCAAACGTGTTGCCACTGTTTCCCCTTGTTCAAAGTTATTCTGTGCTCCCTGCGTCTTGGAATGGAAAGCATGGCATAATTCGTTGCCTAACCTCACAAGTCTCCAAAGCCGCTTATAAACACATAGTACTCAAAGTCAAAATAaagagtttgttttttttttatgcaggcTCTCATCTTACCTCCACCCCTGAAATCAACATTCAAGAAGTTATACAAAGATGATACAACTTTTATTCATACTTTTGATGATCCAAATAGCATTCATCTTAAtattatcttttgcaaatccaATACGAAAATTGGTGGTGATAGGGCTCGACCTTTTGAAGCAGGGGAGGGGCCCCTTAGTCACAAAAACTGTGGCAGCAACTATGTGTGTGGTCTTGAGCTCCACCGTGTATACTATAACCAAAATCCAAAAACGTTCAAAGGATGCTAGCATAGTTAATCCAACTGATGAGGTGTTGATGGCACATCGTCTCTTGGAAGCAGCTTTCTTGGgtaattattcaaaaaattaaattccttGTTTGCTTACAAAGTTACAATACCAGCATTACTATTTTTGTTACacacagaaaaaagaaaatagttacTTACCCCACATGTGTACTAGTGTATGCATCTGTTTAGTTTCATAACATCTCTGAAAGGTGACATGAAGGTTGAAATCATCAAATTTTCACCATGAAATGTCCAACAATAAAACATTGATTGTTTGAAGAGGTTATATTTAGTTTTGAAGATGTGCTAACTAAAAGTAGCTTTAGCATATGTTTGCCATTACTCATGCTTAGCCTAGCCAATGCATTTCATTTATTCAGACCTGGGCACCAAATGAATTCTAATACGTATCAATGAAGATAGATTTCTTTTTGGCACTTTTTCTGATATATAAAATGGTTATTATTGGGCAGGATTCTCTCTGTTCCTTGGATTGGTTATCGACAGACAACATTATTATATTAGAGAGATTAATTTACTAAGGAAGAACCTGGAAACATGGAAAAAACGAAATCACAATCATGACTCCTTAAAGAGAAGAGTGGAAACTGAGAAGCCAAATCCCAAAGGTCGAGCTCAAGTAAGCGGAAAGTGAGACAGAGTTTGCAAATAACCAATGTCCTGAAAAGGGAAAAAATCTGAAGGAGGCCATGAACTGTCTTGAAGCATGAAAATGTTGCATGTACTTGTATGAATGTGCAATGCTCAGAATTGAATTGAACTGAATATACATACATAAAAATTGTTCTAATTGTGTCtgtaaatgatttattttattttttatgtaacaaCTACAGAAAACAAATAAGTTCAAATTTGAAGATGTGTGAGCATTCATATATAagaatttgtcatttttatacTAGATATTTAAATGATCGATAAAAGTACTTTAAAATGTCTTAATCtcataatactaataattcaaCCACTATCAGCCAACAATAACCAGGAAGTTACTCGGTAATAATGTTCTTTGTTCTTTCTCATATAAAATTGGCATGCTTTTCTACTAACATAGAAAGCATCATATGTAACTGCAACATCGTGAAACACAAACAGTTGCACATGAAAACCTTAAAGGCTTAAATACTTAttgtaaaataacaaaaacacaaacttcAAACCAGGGGGGAGGTAACCATGAGACCCCATTACAATAATACTTAATCCATTGCAGGTTGGTAATCCAGTGGCTGCGGTGACTTCGCTGGAGGCACCGGAGGGAACACCGGAGGGAACAATGGTGATGGTGATACTGATACTGGTGGTCGCAGTGACGGTGACACAGGCCGTGATGGCGACACGGGCGACACTGGTGGTGGTGATGGCACTGCTTGCTCAAAGGCACACGATCCAAATACGCATAACCTCCCAAAGGGGCATACTCTTCCACACCTACCACAGTTGAAAAGGTTCAAATTTGTGTTTAAGCACAAACGGTTGCAGCATTGACGATTAAATGTGCACCTAACCCCACATAACCCACAGTTTTCTCTATCTGAAGTCACATCCACACAACGGTCTCCACAGCACATAGACCTTGGTGGAAACTCTCCTCTGCTACATATAAGTGGTCTTCCCCTGCATCCAATGATTTGGTTTTCATCTTTCAGCTCCATCAATGAtgttgatgaagaagatgaggcATCAGTGACATTCTCATGCCCTTCTTTTGGTGTTGGATTTCCCTCTATTTTGATCAGCAACAGCACAAAAACCAATGTAACAAGAGCTGAAGATAGTGCTCTTAGACTCATCTTGAGGAAATGGCTTGAAGGGTAGCATTTTggaaccatatatatatatatatatatatatatatatatatatatatatatatatatatgtacacaCACACATGTTTATGTGAACTGTGAAGGTAACTTGCTTTTGTTACAAGCCAAAAGGGGCATGTTTTTCTTGCATGAATAACAAACATGGTCATGATCTCGTGTTATGGGCGGTGGACGTTGTCTATATATGTTTTTGAGTTAGAAGGAATGTTTTGTCAGCTAGCTCTGCTTTTTGCATAGAGTTGAGTGGCTTAACATTTGTATGTTGATCCTCAAAATAATGTTGCGTGATTTAGGCATGATATATGCTTGGCGACTTGCTAAAGGGAACTGATTCTGATTCACATGAAAATTGAAATgccttttaaaaatatagtaaCTACCTCAGGAATCTCCGTATCgggttatttatcatttgtgaGCCTCCAAGACGTCAAGCCTATGCAGCCTCGTTGGTAGCCCATGCTATCACCTTGAGcgatcagtttttttttttatttactttatttgtaGGAATCAAAGACcgtgttaaaattttataagaattcaTACACTTTATTTAATCAACTGAGATAGATTTTctggaaatagtataaatagATCCCATAGCCATAGATATATACCAAATCATTAATTGCTCTCATTAATCACTAAAAGCGTTTGAGTGTGCATATGTCCCTCTAAATGAGATGAGAGTATGTGCCCTGTCCTAAAACTCaacaaaacttaaaatgaattaaagattaaaaaaaaaaaagttctgcCCTGTCTGAGGATTATGCTCATCGTAAATCCAGAACATAAGTTTGACATAACCATCTACCACCATAGGAAAACTAAAACACATCCCGATTTTTGGACATCTTAGCCGaacatgtaataatttcttttttataagcgACAGTTTACAATAACTAcatgatagaataaaaaataacatagtaCTTTGACAGCATCATGCAATCAATTTGAAGACCAACTCGTTAAACAATCTATTGATAGCCCCCATGATTTACAACATTAATCAATTTCTTGTATCATAACACATTCTTAATCATATTCAA
This region includes:
- the LOC114402425 gene encoding uncharacterized protein LOC114402425, with translation MIQLLFILLMIQIAFILILSFANPIRKLVVIGLDLLKQGRGPLVTKTVAATMCVVLSSTVYTITKIQKRSKDASIVNPTDEVLMAHRLLEAAFLGFSLFLGLVIDRQHYYIREINLLRKNLETWKKRNHNHDSLKRRVETEKPNPKGRAQVSGK
- the LOC114402416 gene encoding stigma-specific STIG1-like protein 1, with product MSLRALSSALVTLVFVLLLIKIEGNPTPKEGHENVTDASSSSSTSLMELKDENQIIGCRGRPLICSRGEFPPRSMCCGDRCVDVTSDRENCGLCGVRCTFNRQCCNRLCLNTNLNLFNCGRCGRVCPFGRLCVFGSCAFEQAVPSPPPVSPVSPSRPVSPSLRPPVSVSPSPLFPPVFPPVPPAKSPQPLDYQPAMD